The proteins below come from a single Polynucleobacter sp. MWH-UH23A genomic window:
- a CDS encoding tripartite tricarboxylate transporter substrate binding protein, translating into MKLSKILIAFISMFIATSALAADPWPNRPIKFVVGFGPGGANDLVARAVAEAVGKQLGQPVIVENKPGAGSVLGGDYVAKSAPDGYTFYAGAAGGVVTIPMLRNSMPYKQEDLVPVGMMAVSPSIIVVNSDSPIQNFKDLLAKAKNKPGVTFATAGSGSTPHFVAEMLKIYAGGGNYEIIPYKSGSEGVFAVVSKQVDATSEASVVVLPQIEGGKLRPIASTWNKRITRLPNVPTTKELGYPNIFIGHWSGIFAPKGTSPEIIAKMNQAINASLDTNALKSRLIPQGIEPAPGSQADFIKFLNEERKRLQPIVKSANMKDE; encoded by the coding sequence ATGAAACTATCAAAAATTCTTATAGCGTTTATTTCCATGTTCATTGCTACATCTGCGCTTGCTGCAGACCCATGGCCCAATCGCCCGATTAAATTTGTGGTGGGCTTTGGTCCTGGTGGTGCAAATGACCTAGTAGCACGCGCTGTTGCAGAGGCCGTAGGTAAGCAACTAGGGCAGCCGGTAATCGTAGAGAACAAGCCGGGCGCAGGTTCTGTGTTGGGTGGTGACTATGTTGCTAAGAGTGCGCCAGATGGTTATACCTTCTACGCTGGTGCAGCGGGTGGCGTAGTGACCATTCCGATGCTTCGTAACAGCATGCCGTATAAGCAAGAAGACTTGGTGCCAGTAGGCATGATGGCGGTGAGCCCATCGATCATTGTGGTGAATAGCGATTCACCGATTCAGAACTTTAAAGATTTACTGGCAAAAGCAAAGAATAAGCCTGGCGTAACATTTGCAACGGCAGGCTCTGGTAGCACCCCACACTTCGTGGCAGAGATGCTCAAGATTTATGCTGGTGGTGGTAATTATGAAATCATTCCTTACAAGAGTGGATCAGAAGGTGTGTTTGCAGTGGTCTCTAAACAAGTAGATGCCACATCAGAGGCCAGCGTCGTGGTCTTGCCACAAATCGAAGGTGGCAAACTCAGGCCAATCGCCTCTACATGGAATAAACGTATTACCCGTTTACCAAACGTGCCAACTACTAAAGAGTTGGGTTACCCCAATATCTTCATTGGTCACTGGTCAGGTATCTTTGCCCCTAAAGGCACCTCACCTGAGATCATTGCCAAGATGAACCAGGCAATTAACGCATCTTTAGATACCAATGCACTCAAGTCTCGATTGATTCCGCAAGGTATTGAACCAGCTCCAGGCTCACAAGCAGACTTTATTAAGTTCTTGAATGAAGAGCGTAAGCGTCTGCAACCGATCGTAAAGAGCGCCAATATGAAGGATGAGTGA
- a CDS encoding branched-chain amino acid ABC transporter permease → MSFDIFLQYLLNGLMLGVIYAIVAVGFTLYFGVLDVIKFSHGDILMVGAFAGLTTYIGIAGTFESPWLQLLVLVLVSLSIAAFLGAIIARYLILPLQKAPPINTLLVTLMLGLALRELVRLFYPNGSNPKPFPRLLPSDGIAIGEFILRSDSLILLATGVITILAVQRLITKSKVGLAIRAVAQDSETARIMGINFRQIVLITFMLGSALAALAGLMNGLYYNEVNFSMGLLLGVIGFSAAVVGGLGNFYGAIVGGFLFAALQTVGAVLLPAILPSVPSAYKDVFAFAVIIIIMGLKPTGLISEKSSERV, encoded by the coding sequence GTGTCATTTGATATTTTTTTGCAGTATCTTCTTAATGGGTTGATGCTGGGCGTTATATACGCAATTGTGGCGGTCGGCTTCACCCTGTACTTTGGTGTTCTGGACGTTATTAAGTTTTCGCATGGCGATATCTTGATGGTGGGGGCCTTTGCTGGCCTCACCACTTATATTGGCATTGCTGGAACTTTTGAATCTCCATGGTTGCAGCTGCTTGTGCTGGTGTTAGTAAGCCTTTCGATAGCGGCATTTCTTGGTGCAATCATTGCGCGCTATTTGATTCTGCCTCTCCAAAAAGCACCCCCAATTAATACATTGCTAGTTACTTTGATGTTGGGCTTGGCTTTGCGTGAGTTGGTTCGCTTGTTTTATCCAAATGGATCCAATCCAAAACCATTCCCAAGGCTCCTTCCGAGTGATGGGATTGCTATTGGAGAATTCATATTGCGCTCGGATAGTTTGATTCTTCTAGCTACTGGTGTGATTACGATTCTTGCTGTGCAGAGGCTGATTACCAAAAGCAAGGTCGGATTAGCGATTCGCGCAGTTGCGCAAGATAGTGAAACTGCACGCATCATGGGCATTAACTTTCGACAAATTGTGCTGATTACTTTTATGCTGGGATCTGCATTGGCTGCGCTAGCAGGTTTGATGAATGGCTTGTATTACAACGAAGTCAATTTCAGTATGGGCTTACTTTTAGGTGTGATTGGATTCTCTGCTGCAGTTGTTGGTGGTTTAGGTAATTTCTATGGAGCGATTGTTGGCGGCTTCTTATTTGCCGCTCTTCAAACGGTTGGGGCAGTACTGCTGCCAGCAATCTTGCCCAGCGTTCCGAGCGCATACAAAGATGTATTCGCATTTGCGGTGATCATCATCATTATGGGATTAAAGCCAACTGGTTTGATCTCAGAAAAATCCAGTGAGCGAGTGTAA
- the araD gene encoding L-arabinonate dehydratase, whose translation MSKKTKESLRSARWFAPDDLRSFGHRSRAMQMGYGPEDWAGKPVIAIINTWSDINPCHTHFKQRVEDVKRGILQAGGFPLELPAISLAEQYVKPTTMLYRNMLAMETEELIRSHPVDGAVLMGGCDKTTPGLVMGALSAGLPFVYLPAGPMLRGNWKGKVLGSGSDAWKYWDERRAGNISEAQWLEVEGGIARSHGTCMTMGTAATMMGIAEALGLTLPGASSIPAADASHPRMAAACGRRIVGMVWEDLTPVKVLSKTNFLNAINAAMAMGCSTNAIIHLIAMSRRAGADCTVTLNDFDQASRKVPVIANIRPSGDKYLMEDFYYAGGMPALLKQMGSHLNPSAMTITGKTIGENIKDAQVHNDDVIRPLDKAIYQEGALAVLKGNIAPGGAVIKPSACAEKFLKHTGPALVFDSYPEMKKAVEDENLDVTENHILVLRNAGPKGGPGMPEWGMLPIPVKLVKQGVRDMLRLSDARMSGTSYGACILHASPESYIGGPLALVKTGDLITVDVPNRKIHLEISDEELAQRKAKWVAPEPKYERGYGWMFSRHILQAEDGCDFDFLETSFGKPVPEPDIF comes from the coding sequence ATGTCCAAAAAGACCAAAGAATCCTTACGTAGTGCTCGCTGGTTTGCACCAGATGATTTGCGTTCCTTTGGCCATCGCTCTAGAGCCATGCAAATGGGTTATGGACCAGAGGATTGGGCAGGTAAACCAGTCATTGCCATCATTAATACTTGGTCTGATATCAATCCTTGTCATACACACTTCAAGCAACGAGTAGAGGATGTGAAGCGCGGCATATTGCAAGCCGGTGGCTTCCCATTGGAGCTGCCTGCAATTTCATTAGCAGAGCAATACGTCAAACCTACCACCATGCTCTATCGCAATATGCTCGCGATGGAAACAGAAGAATTGATTCGTTCGCATCCAGTCGATGGCGCAGTTCTCATGGGCGGCTGTGACAAGACCACACCAGGTTTAGTAATGGGCGCTTTATCTGCGGGTCTACCGTTTGTCTATTTACCCGCTGGACCAATGTTGCGTGGCAACTGGAAAGGCAAGGTCTTAGGTTCAGGTTCAGATGCATGGAAATATTGGGATGAGCGCCGTGCAGGCAATATCTCTGAGGCGCAGTGGTTAGAAGTGGAGGGTGGTATTGCCCGTAGTCATGGCACCTGTATGACCATGGGCACTGCTGCCACCATGATGGGCATTGCTGAGGCGCTAGGACTAACCTTGCCAGGCGCATCGAGTATTCCAGCAGCAGATGCGAGCCATCCTCGTATGGCAGCTGCTTGCGGCAGAAGAATCGTAGGGATGGTGTGGGAAGACCTCACGCCAGTAAAAGTACTCAGTAAAACCAATTTCTTAAACGCGATTAATGCAGCGATGGCGATGGGTTGTAGTACCAATGCCATTATTCATTTGATTGCCATGTCTCGTCGTGCGGGCGCAGATTGCACCGTGACCTTAAATGATTTTGACCAGGCTAGCAGAAAAGTTCCCGTCATTGCCAACATTCGACCAAGTGGTGACAAGTATCTGATGGAAGATTTTTACTATGCAGGCGGAATGCCAGCACTTTTAAAACAGATGGGCAGTCATCTGAACCCAAGTGCGATGACCATCACGGGAAAAACCATTGGCGAGAATATAAAAGATGCGCAAGTGCATAACGATGATGTCATTCGACCATTAGATAAAGCCATTTACCAAGAGGGCGCGCTAGCAGTTCTTAAGGGAAATATCGCACCAGGTGGCGCAGTGATTAAGCCAAGCGCCTGTGCCGAGAAGTTCCTTAAACACACTGGCCCAGCATTGGTATTTGATAGCTACCCAGAAATGAAAAAAGCTGTCGAGGATGAAAACCTCGATGTGACAGAGAATCACATTCTAGTTTTAAGAAACGCGGGCCCTAAAGGTGGTCCCGGTATGCCAGAGTGGGGCATGCTACCCATTCCAGTGAAGTTAGTTAAGCAAGGTGTACGTGACATGCTGCGCTTATCTGATGCTCGCATGAGTGGTACTAGTTATGGCGCTTGCATCTTGCATGCCTCGCCCGAGTCTTATATAGGTGGACCATTAGCTTTAGTGAAAACGGGTGATCTGATTACCGTAGATGTACCAAACAGAAAAATACATCTAGAGATTAGTGATGAAGAGCTCGCCCAGAGAAAAGCAAAGTGGGTAGCACCAGAACCCAAATATGAAAGAGGTTATGGCTGGATGTTTAGCCGCCACATTTTGCAAGCAGAGGATGGATGCGATTTTGATTTCCTGGAAACCAGTTTTGGTAAACCAGTGCCTGAGCCAGACATTTTTTAA
- a CDS encoding tripartite tricarboxylate transporter substrate binding protein gives MKLSLWIKTLCISCLACFGSLTAIAQSEYPNKPVKIIVPFPPGGTTDLMARISAEQLTKIFKQAFVIENVAGGGGVIGAERAAGAQPDGYTLVMTGVGQNAVAHGLDPNLKYDSMKDFAHISLIDLGPNVLVVNPDRPFKTLKDIVDFARANPGKLDYGYTYASSGHMAMELLRQATATCADPKKKLNCNPLPIVGIPYRGGGPLMNALLGNEIPMIFINQDAALSYVAAGKLRPIAVSSLQRNPLYPTIPTVAESGYPGFQALSWAGISAPKGTPKPVLDKLEAAMIQALQTPEVKQRIESVGFVIPPLGANAYNNFLKSEIELWTNLIKKSGIKPE, from the coding sequence ATGAAGCTTTCTTTATGGATTAAAACCCTGTGCATTTCCTGTTTGGCTTGCTTTGGCTCGCTGACAGCCATCGCCCAATCGGAATATCCGAATAAGCCTGTCAAAATTATTGTTCCCTTCCCCCCTGGTGGCACCACCGATCTGATGGCGCGCATTTCAGCTGAGCAACTAACCAAAATTTTCAAACAAGCCTTTGTGATTGAGAACGTCGCTGGTGGTGGTGGCGTTATTGGCGCCGAACGAGCTGCAGGTGCACAGCCCGATGGCTATACCTTAGTGATGACAGGCGTTGGACAAAATGCAGTAGCTCACGGCCTTGACCCCAATCTCAAATATGACTCAATGAAAGATTTTGCACACATCTCTCTGATTGATCTCGGCCCTAATGTCTTGGTAGTAAACCCTGACCGTCCGTTTAAAACATTGAAAGATATCGTTGACTTTGCAAGAGCCAATCCCGGCAAGCTTGACTATGGCTACACCTATGCCTCATCAGGCCATATGGCTATGGAGTTACTACGGCAAGCAACAGCCACCTGCGCAGATCCTAAAAAGAAACTGAACTGCAATCCATTACCAATTGTTGGCATCCCTTATCGCGGCGGCGGTCCTTTAATGAATGCCCTTTTGGGTAATGAGATTCCTATGATCTTTATTAACCAAGATGCCGCATTATCTTACGTTGCCGCTGGCAAACTGCGTCCGATTGCAGTCAGTAGCTTGCAACGCAATCCTTTGTACCCAACTATTCCTACAGTAGCTGAAAGTGGCTACCCAGGATTCCAAGCATTGTCTTGGGCTGGTATTAGCGCACCCAAGGGAACACCTAAACCAGTACTCGATAAATTAGAAGCTGCCATGATTCAAGCACTACAAACTCCTGAAGTGAAACAACGGATTGAGTCAGTCGGTTTTGTCATTCCACCATTGGGTGCAAATGCGTACAACAATTTCTTGAAATCAGAAATTGAACTCTGGACCAACCTAATTAAGAAATCTGGAATTAAGCCAGAATAA
- a CDS encoding branched-chain amino acid ABC transporter substrate-binding protein, translated as MKSRISTLFVALVISISGSVSAKDTVKIAYIGPLTGGVSANGIGGRNSADLAVRLKNQDPNAKYKYELVAADDECKPNVGVQVATKIASDSSIIAGVTHYCSAVAMSTVDVYHKFGLPVMVWGAVLPEITYANNYKEVHRVNGTMINQNEVAAKFLTGLGYKKWVIIHDTTDYGKGHNKYFSQYLTKNGGQILGTFGVTADQQDFTAELTKVKELKPEVVYFGGLTPIGIRIRTQMDRLGIKAVFEGTSGIKSDAYIEGLGKLSEGSLSFIEGAPWEKLPGGLGFIAKYNQQKYPDAPEAYGPFAYTAATLIIDAIEKAGPDRKKVMAVLNNTQNVETIIGKVSFDDHRQNIVPLISKYVAQDGKWVVWEDSLYAKGQRKLGQ; from the coding sequence ATGAAATCACGTATTTCTACGTTGTTTGTAGCCCTAGTTATCAGTATTTCAGGGAGTGTATCTGCCAAAGATACCGTCAAAATCGCCTATATTGGACCTTTAACAGGGGGTGTTTCAGCCAATGGTATTGGTGGTCGAAACTCTGCTGATTTGGCGGTTCGATTAAAGAACCAGGACCCAAATGCAAAGTACAAGTACGAACTAGTTGCGGCTGATGATGAATGCAAACCGAACGTAGGTGTACAGGTTGCAACCAAGATCGCTTCAGATAGTTCAATTATTGCTGGTGTTACTCACTACTGTTCTGCAGTTGCTATGAGTACGGTCGACGTTTATCACAAGTTTGGCTTGCCTGTCATGGTGTGGGGTGCAGTTTTGCCTGAAATTACCTACGCCAACAACTACAAAGAAGTTCACCGTGTTAATGGCACCATGATTAACCAAAACGAAGTTGCAGCAAAGTTTCTTACAGGGCTTGGCTACAAGAAGTGGGTCATCATTCATGACACCACTGACTACGGTAAAGGTCACAATAAATATTTCTCCCAATATCTCACCAAAAATGGTGGACAGATTTTGGGAACCTTTGGTGTTACTGCAGATCAGCAGGATTTCACGGCTGAGTTGACCAAAGTAAAAGAGTTAAAGCCTGAGGTAGTCTATTTCGGAGGTTTGACTCCTATCGGTATCCGCATTCGTACCCAGATGGATCGTCTGGGTATTAAGGCTGTATTTGAAGGCACATCTGGAATTAAGTCTGATGCCTACATTGAGGGCTTGGGCAAACTCTCTGAAGGTTCGCTCTCATTTATTGAAGGCGCTCCATGGGAGAAGTTACCAGGCGGTCTCGGGTTTATTGCTAAATACAATCAACAAAAATATCCTGATGCTCCAGAGGCATACGGACCATTTGCCTACACTGCAGCAACTCTGATTATTGATGCGATCGAAAAGGCTGGACCTGATCGCAAGAAAGTCATGGCAGTGCTGAACAACACCCAAAATGTGGAAACGATTATTGGTAAGGTAAGTTTTGACGATCATCGACAAAATATCGTTCCTTTGATTTCCAAATATGTTGCGCAAGATGGCAAATGGGTTGTTTGGGAAGATAGTTTGTATGCCAAAGGACAGCGTAAGCTAGGTCAATAA
- a CDS encoding branched-chain amino acid ABC transporter permease — MKLLISTFIVCLIYCILLLGAENQLEVGALVAIAFVASVVGKKTGFMDRLAVAVSHRPGFPATASVIGVLVMMVVFHNSHFALLMLATVLIYSIVCLGLNIQFGYVGIVNFAGAAFFGIGSYTAAVLATHTAVPHLLVLLIAATISALIGSILIYPVLRTRGHYAALVTIAFGILFRNFLEVNDTLGGPQGLKIPPLTIFGWNLSNGLEVGGVELSFYIPYLVIALVLLIATFRITRNLERSWIGLSMDMVRTDEIAASTFGVNIAYWKIVAFTLGNFVAGLAGALYGMMTAYVAPNNFTFADSLILVSIVILGGIGNPWGIIPAAAIVVILPEKLQFIQEYRFLLYAIVVILILLFRPDGLLPRRVRQYFPAGKAGGKE; from the coding sequence ATGAAATTGCTAATCTCTACTTTCATCGTTTGCTTAATTTATTGCATCTTGTTACTTGGCGCTGAAAACCAGTTGGAGGTGGGCGCTTTGGTCGCGATTGCTTTTGTTGCGAGTGTAGTTGGTAAGAAAACTGGGTTCATGGATCGCCTGGCTGTTGCAGTCAGTCATCGTCCAGGCTTTCCGGCAACTGCTTCAGTGATTGGTGTCTTGGTCATGATGGTGGTGTTTCATAACTCCCATTTCGCTTTGTTGATGCTGGCAACGGTATTGATTTATTCCATCGTTTGCTTGGGTCTTAATATTCAGTTTGGCTACGTAGGTATTGTGAACTTTGCGGGTGCCGCATTCTTTGGTATTGGAAGCTATACCGCCGCAGTTTTAGCTACGCATACCGCAGTACCGCATTTATTGGTGCTGCTCATTGCGGCAACGATCTCAGCTTTGATTGGCTCCATCCTGATTTATCCAGTGCTGAGAACGCGTGGTCATTATGCTGCGCTAGTCACTATTGCTTTTGGTATTTTGTTCCGCAACTTCTTAGAGGTAAACGACACCCTAGGTGGTCCGCAAGGCTTAAAAATTCCACCATTAACCATTTTTGGCTGGAATCTTTCTAATGGGCTTGAGGTGGGTGGTGTTGAGCTGTCCTTCTATATTCCTTATTTAGTGATCGCCTTGGTTCTGCTGATTGCAACCTTCCGGATTACTCGCAATTTAGAGCGCTCATGGATCGGCTTGAGTATGGATATGGTTCGTACGGATGAGATTGCCGCTTCTACCTTTGGAGTCAACATAGCCTATTGGAAAATTGTTGCGTTTACTCTGGGTAACTTTGTTGCAGGCTTGGCTGGTGCGCTCTACGGCATGATGACAGCCTATGTGGCGCCAAATAACTTCACTTTTGCTGATTCTTTGATTCTGGTTTCGATTGTGATTCTTGGTGGCATTGGAAACCCATGGGGAATTATTCCTGCAGCCGCGATTGTGGTGATTCTGCCGGAGAAATTACAGTTTATTCAGGAGTATCGCTTTCTGCTGTATGCAATCGTAGTGATTTTGATTTTGCTATTCCGTCCCGATGGTTTATTGCCAAGACGTGTTCGCCAGTATTTTCCTGCCGGTAAAGCGGGAGGAAAAGAATGA
- a CDS encoding sulfurtransferase: MRKLLFILLASIATGVFAQDAAVIVQTDQVQQALARGVIIWDVRDEKSYLDGHIPGAINIGDAGAVLRDPNKEDYIALEQIEKIFNAAGLDVNQEVVVYGSRGNPYSYFGLYTIKYFGGKNAQIYHDGIDGWKQAGLPIQKERTSLKPVSVALVPQKQLVVSNEEMLKLAQSKSVQIIDARTPDEYSGKDIRAIRGGHIPNAINVPFEDNWQDPATGVKLSKKQVSDNSGMALKNTADLKKLYANLDPDKETVVYCQSGVRASETATVLKSLGFKKVKVYDSSWLGWGNNLKAPVADETFLNVGALNAKMAAMQNKINQLEEALKAKNN; encoded by the coding sequence GTGAGAAAACTCTTATTTATCCTATTGGCATCCATTGCTACTGGCGTATTTGCTCAGGACGCAGCAGTTATTGTTCAAACGGATCAAGTGCAACAGGCACTTGCACGTGGCGTGATTATTTGGGACGTTCGAGACGAAAAGAGTTATCTCGATGGCCATATCCCAGGAGCAATTAATATTGGCGACGCTGGTGCTGTATTGCGAGACCCCAATAAGGAAGACTACATAGCGCTAGAACAGATCGAGAAGATCTTCAATGCAGCTGGCTTGGATGTGAATCAGGAAGTAGTGGTCTATGGCTCAAGAGGTAATCCCTATAGCTACTTTGGCTTGTACACCATTAAATACTTTGGTGGCAAAAATGCTCAGATCTATCATGATGGTATTGATGGCTGGAAGCAAGCAGGCCTACCTATTCAGAAAGAGCGTACAAGTCTCAAACCAGTATCAGTGGCCTTGGTGCCACAAAAGCAGCTCGTGGTGAGCAATGAAGAGATGCTCAAATTGGCGCAGTCCAAATCGGTACAGATCATTGATGCAAGAACACCCGATGAATATTCGGGTAAGGACATTCGCGCCATTCGTGGTGGGCATATTCCAAATGCGATCAATGTGCCATTTGAAGATAACTGGCAGGACCCAGCAACAGGAGTGAAGCTGAGCAAAAAACAGGTAAGCGATAACTCAGGAATGGCGCTGAAAAACACAGCCGATCTGAAAAAACTCTACGCGAATCTAGATCCTGATAAAGAGACAGTGGTGTATTGTCAAAGTGGAGTCCGTGCATCTGAGACGGCAACGGTTCTCAAGAGTCTAGGATTTAAGAAGGTGAAGGTCTACGACTCATCCTGGCTAGGTTGGGGTAATAACCTCAAGGCACCTGTCGCCGATGAGACATTCTTAAATGTGGGCGCACTCAATGCCAAGATGGCTGCCATGCAAAACAAGATCAATCAGTTAGAAGAAGCGCTGAAAGCTAAAAATAACTAA